In one window of Onychomys torridus chromosome 5, mOncTor1.1, whole genome shotgun sequence DNA:
- the Cdh16 gene encoding cadherin-16 isoform X2 has translation MISAWLWLLCLSVIQAFTAEAQPAELHVEVPENYGGNFPFYITKLPLPPGRGEGQIVLSGDSSTAAQDPFAVDLDSGFLMTTRALDREEKAEYHLQVTLESEDGHVSWGPQLVTVHVKDENDQVPQFSQAIYRARLSQGTRPGVPFLFLEASDGDAPGTANSDLRFHILSQSPAQPLPDMFQLDPRLGALALSPKGSTSLDHAVEEPYQLLVQVKDMGDQASGHQAIATVEISIVQSTWVPLEPVHLAENLRVAYPHSIAQVHWNGGDAHYGLESRPPGPFNVDAEGRIHVTTELDREAQAEYLLQVQVQNSRGEDYAEPLELQVVVMDENDNAPVCSPHDPTVSIPELSPPGTEVTTLSAEDMDAPGSPNSHIVYQLLNPEPEEGAEEKAFELDATSGSVTLGTAPLHAGQDILLQVLAVDLGGSEGGLSSTCEVAVTITDINNHAPEFITSQVGPISLPEDAKPGVLVATLMATDADLEPVFRLMDFAIEEGDPKGIFDLAWEPDSDHVQLRLRKNLSYEAAPHHKVIVVVRNVEELVGSDPGPGATATVTILVERVIPPLKLDQESYETSIPVSTPAGSLLLTIQLSEPMSRTLRFSLVNDSEGWLCIKEVSGEVHTAQSLQGARPGDTYTVLVEAQDTALPLAPGPSRHLCTPRQDYGVVVNGASEDPDLANEHGPYSFALGPNPTVQRDWRLQPFNGSHAYLTLALHWVEPGEYMVPVVVHHDSQMWQLQVQVIVCRCNMEGQCMRKVGRMKGMPTKLSAVGVLLGTLAAIGFILILVFTHLALARKKDLDQPADSVPLKAAV, from the exons ATGATCTCTGCCTGGCTGTGGTTGCTTTGCCTCTCTGTCATTCAG GCTTTCACCGCTGAGGCCCAGCCTGCAGAGCTGCATGTGGAAGTCCCTGAAAACTACGGTGGAAATTTCCCTTTTTACATAACCAAG CTACCACTACCCCCAGGGAGGGGTGAAGGCCAGATTGTGCTATCAGGAGACTCAAGCACAGCAGCTCAAGACCCCTTTGCTGTGGATCTGGATTCTGGCTTTCTGATGACAACAAGGGCCCTGGACCGGGAGGAAAAAGCAGAGTACCACCTGCAG GTCACTTTGGAGTCTGAAGATGGACATGTCTCATGGGGTCCACAGCTCGTGACTGTGCATGTGAAAGATGAGAATGACCAGGTACCCCAATTCTCCCAGGCCATCTACAGAGCTCGGCTGAGCCAGGGCACCAGGCCTG gggtccccttcctcttccttgagGCTTCTGATGGGGATGCACCAGGCACGGCTAATTCAGACCTTCGATTCCACATTCTGAGCCAGTCCCCAGCTCAGCCTTTACCAGATATGTTCCAGCTGGACCCTCGACTAGGAGCTCTGGCCCTTAGTCCCAAGG gAAGCACCAGCCTAGACCATGCTGTTGAAGAGCCTTACCAGCTGTTGGTACAGGTCAAGGACATGGGCGACCAGGCCTCAGGCCACCAGGCCATTGCCACCGTGGAGATCTCCATAGTACAGAGCACCTGGGTACCCCTGGAGCCTGTTCACCTGGCAGAGAATCTCAGAGTTGCATACCCACACAGCATTGCCCAG GTGCACTGGAATGGAGGGGATGCACATTATGGACTGGAGAGCCGGCCTCCAGGACCCTTCAATGTGGATGCAGAGGGAAGGATCCATGTAACCACGGAGCTGGACCGAGAGGCCCAGGCTGAG TACCTGCTGCAAGTACAAGTTCAGAATTCCCGTGGTGAGGACTATGCAGAAcccctggagttgcaggtggtggtgatggatgAGAATGACAATGCACCTGTCTGCTCCCCACATGACCCAACAGTCAGCATCCCTGAGCTCAGCCCCCCAG GAACTGAAGTGACCACACTGTCAGCAGAGGATATGGATGCCCCTGGATCACCTAATTCCCACATTGTGTATCAGTTGTTGAACCCTGAGCCCGAGGAGGGGGCTGAAGAGAAAGCCTTCGAGTTAGATGCTACCTCAGGCAGTGTAACACTGGGAACTGCCCCACTCCATGCAGGCCAGGACATTCTGCTTCAGGTGCTGGCTGTTGACTTAGGAGGATCAGAGGGAG gcCTCAGCAGCACATGTGAAGTAGCAGTCACCATCACAGACATCAACAACCATGCCCCTGAATTCATCACTTCCCAG GTTGGACCTATAAGTCTTCCTGAGGATGCGAAGCCAGGGGTTCTGGTGGCCACCCTTATGGCCACTGATGCTGACCTTGAGCCTGTCTTCCGCCTTATGGACTTTGCCATTGAAGAAGGAGACCCGAAAGGGATTTTTGACCTGGCCTGGGAGCCAGACTCTGATCATGTCCAGCTTAGACTCCGAAAG AACCTCAGCTATGAGGCAGCTCCTCATCACAAAGTGATAGTGGTAGTACGGAACGTGGAGGAACTGGTGGGCTCAGACCCAGGCCCTGGAGCCACAGCCACAGTGACTATATTGGTGGAGAGGGTGATACCACCCCTCAAGTTGGACCAGGAGAGCTATGAGACCAGCATCCCGGTCAGCACCCCAGCTGGCTCCCTCCTGCTGACCATCCAGCTGTCAGAGCCCATGAGCAGAACCCTCAG GTTCTCCTTGGTCAATGACTCAGAGGGTTGGCTCTGCATCAAGGAGGTCTCTGGGGAGGTACACACAGCCCAGTCTCTGCAGGGTGCCAGGCCTGGGGACACCTACACCGTGCTTGTGGAAGCCCAAGACACAG CATTGCCTCTAGCCCCTGGGCCCAGCAGACACCTCTGTACACCCCGCCAGGACTATGGTGTGGTTGTCAATGGGGCCAGTGAGGACCCTGATCTGGCCAATGAGCATGGTCCCTACAGCTTTGCTCTTGGTCCCAACCCCACCGTGCAGCGGGATTGGCGCCTCCAGCCTTTCAATG GTTCCCACGCCTACCTTACCTTGGCCTTGCACTGGGTAGAGCCAGGTGAATACATGGTACCTGTGGTTGTCCACCATGATTCCCAGATGTGGCAACTCCAGGTTCAAG TGATCGTGTGTCGCTGCAACATGGAGGGCCAATGCATGCGCAAGGTGGGCCGCATGAAGGGAATGCCTACGAAGCTATCAGCAGTGGGTGTCCTCTTGGGCACCCTGGCAGCGATAG GCTTCATCCTCATTCTCGTCTTCACCCACCTGGCCCTGGCAAGGAAGAAGGATCTGGATCAGCCAGCAGACAGTGTGCCCTTGAAGGCGGCAGTGTGA
- the Cdh16 gene encoding cadherin-16 isoform X5 has translation MISAWLWLLCLSVIQAFTAEAQPAELHVEVPENYGGNFPFYITKLPLPPGRGEGQIVLSGDSSTAAQDPFAVDLDSGFLMTTRALDREEKAEYHLQVTLESEDGHVSWGPQLVTVHVKDENDQASGHQAIATVEISIVQSTWVPLEPVHLAENLRVAYPHSIAQVHWNGGDAHYGLESRPPGPFNVDAEGRIHVTTELDREAQAEYLLQVQVQNSRGEDYAEPLELQVVVMDENDNAPVCSPHDPTVSIPELSPPGTEVTTLSAEDMDAPGSPNSHIVYQLLNPEPEEGAEEKAFELDATSGSVTLGTAPLHAGQDILLQVLAVDLGGSEGGLSSTCEVAVTITDINNHAPEFITSQVGPISLPEDAKPGVLVATLMATDADLEPVFRLMDFAIEEGDPKGIFDLAWEPDSDHVQLRLRKNLSYEAAPHHKVIVVVRNVEELVGSDPGPGATATVTILVERVIPPLKLDQESYETSIPVSTPAGSLLLTIQLSEPMSRTLRFSLVNDSEGWLCIKEVSGEVHTAQSLQGARPGDTYTVLVEAQDTDEPGLSTSATVVVHFLKASPVPALPLAPGPSRHLCTPRQDYGVVVNGASEDPDLANEHGPYSFALGPNPTVQRDWRLQPFNGSHAYLTLALHWVEPGEYMVPVVVHHDSQMWQLQVQVIVCRCNMEGQCMRKVGRMKGMPTKLSAVGVLLGTLAAIGFILILVFTHLALARKKDLDQPADSVPLKAAV, from the exons ATGATCTCTGCCTGGCTGTGGTTGCTTTGCCTCTCTGTCATTCAG GCTTTCACCGCTGAGGCCCAGCCTGCAGAGCTGCATGTGGAAGTCCCTGAAAACTACGGTGGAAATTTCCCTTTTTACATAACCAAG CTACCACTACCCCCAGGGAGGGGTGAAGGCCAGATTGTGCTATCAGGAGACTCAAGCACAGCAGCTCAAGACCCCTTTGCTGTGGATCTGGATTCTGGCTTTCTGATGACAACAAGGGCCCTGGACCGGGAGGAAAAAGCAGAGTACCACCTGCAG GTCACTTTGGAGTCTGAAGATGGACATGTCTCATGGGGTCCACAGCTCGTGACTGTGCATGTGAAAGATGAGAATGACCAG GCCTCAGGCCACCAGGCCATTGCCACCGTGGAGATCTCCATAGTACAGAGCACCTGGGTACCCCTGGAGCCTGTTCACCTGGCAGAGAATCTCAGAGTTGCATACCCACACAGCATTGCCCAG GTGCACTGGAATGGAGGGGATGCACATTATGGACTGGAGAGCCGGCCTCCAGGACCCTTCAATGTGGATGCAGAGGGAAGGATCCATGTAACCACGGAGCTGGACCGAGAGGCCCAGGCTGAG TACCTGCTGCAAGTACAAGTTCAGAATTCCCGTGGTGAGGACTATGCAGAAcccctggagttgcaggtggtggtgatggatgAGAATGACAATGCACCTGTCTGCTCCCCACATGACCCAACAGTCAGCATCCCTGAGCTCAGCCCCCCAG GAACTGAAGTGACCACACTGTCAGCAGAGGATATGGATGCCCCTGGATCACCTAATTCCCACATTGTGTATCAGTTGTTGAACCCTGAGCCCGAGGAGGGGGCTGAAGAGAAAGCCTTCGAGTTAGATGCTACCTCAGGCAGTGTAACACTGGGAACTGCCCCACTCCATGCAGGCCAGGACATTCTGCTTCAGGTGCTGGCTGTTGACTTAGGAGGATCAGAGGGAG gcCTCAGCAGCACATGTGAAGTAGCAGTCACCATCACAGACATCAACAACCATGCCCCTGAATTCATCACTTCCCAG GTTGGACCTATAAGTCTTCCTGAGGATGCGAAGCCAGGGGTTCTGGTGGCCACCCTTATGGCCACTGATGCTGACCTTGAGCCTGTCTTCCGCCTTATGGACTTTGCCATTGAAGAAGGAGACCCGAAAGGGATTTTTGACCTGGCCTGGGAGCCAGACTCTGATCATGTCCAGCTTAGACTCCGAAAG AACCTCAGCTATGAGGCAGCTCCTCATCACAAAGTGATAGTGGTAGTACGGAACGTGGAGGAACTGGTGGGCTCAGACCCAGGCCCTGGAGCCACAGCCACAGTGACTATATTGGTGGAGAGGGTGATACCACCCCTCAAGTTGGACCAGGAGAGCTATGAGACCAGCATCCCGGTCAGCACCCCAGCTGGCTCCCTCCTGCTGACCATCCAGCTGTCAGAGCCCATGAGCAGAACCCTCAG GTTCTCCTTGGTCAATGACTCAGAGGGTTGGCTCTGCATCAAGGAGGTCTCTGGGGAGGTACACACAGCCCAGTCTCTGCAGGGTGCCAGGCCTGGGGACACCTACACCGTGCTTGTGGAAGCCCAAGACACAG ATGAGCCAGGACTGAGCACTTCCGCTACCGTTGTGGTCCATTTCCTGAAGGCCTCTCCTGTCCCAGCATTGCCTCTAGCCCCTGGGCCCAGCAGACACCTCTGTACACCCCGCCAGGACTATGGTGTGGTTGTCAATGGGGCCAGTGAGGACCCTGATCTGGCCAATGAGCATGGTCCCTACAGCTTTGCTCTTGGTCCCAACCCCACCGTGCAGCGGGATTGGCGCCTCCAGCCTTTCAATG GTTCCCACGCCTACCTTACCTTGGCCTTGCACTGGGTAGAGCCAGGTGAATACATGGTACCTGTGGTTGTCCACCATGATTCCCAGATGTGGCAACTCCAGGTTCAAG TGATCGTGTGTCGCTGCAACATGGAGGGCCAATGCATGCGCAAGGTGGGCCGCATGAAGGGAATGCCTACGAAGCTATCAGCAGTGGGTGTCCTCTTGGGCACCCTGGCAGCGATAG GCTTCATCCTCATTCTCGTCTTCACCCACCTGGCCCTGGCAAGGAAGAAGGATCTGGATCAGCCAGCAGACAGTGTGCCCTTGAAGGCGGCAGTGTGA
- the Cdh16 gene encoding cadherin-16 isoform X1: MISAWLWLLCLSVIQAFTAEAQPAELHVEVPENYGGNFPFYITKLPLPPGRGEGQIVLSGDSSTAAQDPFAVDLDSGFLMTTRALDREEKAEYHLQVTLESEDGHVSWGPQLVTVHVKDENDQVPQFSQAIYRARLSQGTRPGVPFLFLEASDGDAPGTANSDLRFHILSQSPAQPLPDMFQLDPRLGALALSPKGSTSLDHAVEEPYQLLVQVKDMGDQASGHQAIATVEISIVQSTWVPLEPVHLAENLRVAYPHSIAQVHWNGGDAHYGLESRPPGPFNVDAEGRIHVTTELDREAQAEYLLQVQVQNSRGEDYAEPLELQVVVMDENDNAPVCSPHDPTVSIPELSPPGTEVTTLSAEDMDAPGSPNSHIVYQLLNPEPEEGAEEKAFELDATSGSVTLGTAPLHAGQDILLQVLAVDLGGSEGGLSSTCEVAVTITDINNHAPEFITSQVGPISLPEDAKPGVLVATLMATDADLEPVFRLMDFAIEEGDPKGIFDLAWEPDSDHVQLRLRKNLSYEAAPHHKVIVVVRNVEELVGSDPGPGATATVTILVERVIPPLKLDQESYETSIPVSTPAGSLLLTIQLSEPMSRTLRFSLVNDSEGWLCIKEVSGEVHTAQSLQGARPGDTYTVLVEAQDTDEPGLSTSATVVVHFLKASPVPALPLAPGPSRHLCTPRQDYGVVVNGASEDPDLANEHGPYSFALGPNPTVQRDWRLQPFNGSHAYLTLALHWVEPGEYMVPVVVHHDSQMWQLQVQVIVCRCNMEGQCMRKVGRMKGMPTKLSAVGVLLGTLAAIGFILILVFTHLALARKKDLDQPADSVPLKAAV, encoded by the exons ATGATCTCTGCCTGGCTGTGGTTGCTTTGCCTCTCTGTCATTCAG GCTTTCACCGCTGAGGCCCAGCCTGCAGAGCTGCATGTGGAAGTCCCTGAAAACTACGGTGGAAATTTCCCTTTTTACATAACCAAG CTACCACTACCCCCAGGGAGGGGTGAAGGCCAGATTGTGCTATCAGGAGACTCAAGCACAGCAGCTCAAGACCCCTTTGCTGTGGATCTGGATTCTGGCTTTCTGATGACAACAAGGGCCCTGGACCGGGAGGAAAAAGCAGAGTACCACCTGCAG GTCACTTTGGAGTCTGAAGATGGACATGTCTCATGGGGTCCACAGCTCGTGACTGTGCATGTGAAAGATGAGAATGACCAGGTACCCCAATTCTCCCAGGCCATCTACAGAGCTCGGCTGAGCCAGGGCACCAGGCCTG gggtccccttcctcttccttgagGCTTCTGATGGGGATGCACCAGGCACGGCTAATTCAGACCTTCGATTCCACATTCTGAGCCAGTCCCCAGCTCAGCCTTTACCAGATATGTTCCAGCTGGACCCTCGACTAGGAGCTCTGGCCCTTAGTCCCAAGG gAAGCACCAGCCTAGACCATGCTGTTGAAGAGCCTTACCAGCTGTTGGTACAGGTCAAGGACATGGGCGACCAGGCCTCAGGCCACCAGGCCATTGCCACCGTGGAGATCTCCATAGTACAGAGCACCTGGGTACCCCTGGAGCCTGTTCACCTGGCAGAGAATCTCAGAGTTGCATACCCACACAGCATTGCCCAG GTGCACTGGAATGGAGGGGATGCACATTATGGACTGGAGAGCCGGCCTCCAGGACCCTTCAATGTGGATGCAGAGGGAAGGATCCATGTAACCACGGAGCTGGACCGAGAGGCCCAGGCTGAG TACCTGCTGCAAGTACAAGTTCAGAATTCCCGTGGTGAGGACTATGCAGAAcccctggagttgcaggtggtggtgatggatgAGAATGACAATGCACCTGTCTGCTCCCCACATGACCCAACAGTCAGCATCCCTGAGCTCAGCCCCCCAG GAACTGAAGTGACCACACTGTCAGCAGAGGATATGGATGCCCCTGGATCACCTAATTCCCACATTGTGTATCAGTTGTTGAACCCTGAGCCCGAGGAGGGGGCTGAAGAGAAAGCCTTCGAGTTAGATGCTACCTCAGGCAGTGTAACACTGGGAACTGCCCCACTCCATGCAGGCCAGGACATTCTGCTTCAGGTGCTGGCTGTTGACTTAGGAGGATCAGAGGGAG gcCTCAGCAGCACATGTGAAGTAGCAGTCACCATCACAGACATCAACAACCATGCCCCTGAATTCATCACTTCCCAG GTTGGACCTATAAGTCTTCCTGAGGATGCGAAGCCAGGGGTTCTGGTGGCCACCCTTATGGCCACTGATGCTGACCTTGAGCCTGTCTTCCGCCTTATGGACTTTGCCATTGAAGAAGGAGACCCGAAAGGGATTTTTGACCTGGCCTGGGAGCCAGACTCTGATCATGTCCAGCTTAGACTCCGAAAG AACCTCAGCTATGAGGCAGCTCCTCATCACAAAGTGATAGTGGTAGTACGGAACGTGGAGGAACTGGTGGGCTCAGACCCAGGCCCTGGAGCCACAGCCACAGTGACTATATTGGTGGAGAGGGTGATACCACCCCTCAAGTTGGACCAGGAGAGCTATGAGACCAGCATCCCGGTCAGCACCCCAGCTGGCTCCCTCCTGCTGACCATCCAGCTGTCAGAGCCCATGAGCAGAACCCTCAG GTTCTCCTTGGTCAATGACTCAGAGGGTTGGCTCTGCATCAAGGAGGTCTCTGGGGAGGTACACACAGCCCAGTCTCTGCAGGGTGCCAGGCCTGGGGACACCTACACCGTGCTTGTGGAAGCCCAAGACACAG ATGAGCCAGGACTGAGCACTTCCGCTACCGTTGTGGTCCATTTCCTGAAGGCCTCTCCTGTCCCAGCATTGCCTCTAGCCCCTGGGCCCAGCAGACACCTCTGTACACCCCGCCAGGACTATGGTGTGGTTGTCAATGGGGCCAGTGAGGACCCTGATCTGGCCAATGAGCATGGTCCCTACAGCTTTGCTCTTGGTCCCAACCCCACCGTGCAGCGGGATTGGCGCCTCCAGCCTTTCAATG GTTCCCACGCCTACCTTACCTTGGCCTTGCACTGGGTAGAGCCAGGTGAATACATGGTACCTGTGGTTGTCCACCATGATTCCCAGATGTGGCAACTCCAGGTTCAAG TGATCGTGTGTCGCTGCAACATGGAGGGCCAATGCATGCGCAAGGTGGGCCGCATGAAGGGAATGCCTACGAAGCTATCAGCAGTGGGTGTCCTCTTGGGCACCCTGGCAGCGATAG GCTTCATCCTCATTCTCGTCTTCACCCACCTGGCCCTGGCAAGGAAGAAGGATCTGGATCAGCCAGCAGACAGTGTGCCCTTGAAGGCGGCAGTGTGA
- the Cdh16 gene encoding cadherin-16 isoform X3, whose amino-acid sequence MISAWLWLLCLSVIQLPLPPGRGEGQIVLSGDSSTAAQDPFAVDLDSGFLMTTRALDREEKAEYHLQVTLESEDGHVSWGPQLVTVHVKDENDQVPQFSQAIYRARLSQGTRPGVPFLFLEASDGDAPGTANSDLRFHILSQSPAQPLPDMFQLDPRLGALALSPKGSTSLDHAVEEPYQLLVQVKDMGDQASGHQAIATVEISIVQSTWVPLEPVHLAENLRVAYPHSIAQVHWNGGDAHYGLESRPPGPFNVDAEGRIHVTTELDREAQAEYLLQVQVQNSRGEDYAEPLELQVVVMDENDNAPVCSPHDPTVSIPELSPPGTEVTTLSAEDMDAPGSPNSHIVYQLLNPEPEEGAEEKAFELDATSGSVTLGTAPLHAGQDILLQVLAVDLGGSEGGLSSTCEVAVTITDINNHAPEFITSQVGPISLPEDAKPGVLVATLMATDADLEPVFRLMDFAIEEGDPKGIFDLAWEPDSDHVQLRLRKNLSYEAAPHHKVIVVVRNVEELVGSDPGPGATATVTILVERVIPPLKLDQESYETSIPVSTPAGSLLLTIQLSEPMSRTLRFSLVNDSEGWLCIKEVSGEVHTAQSLQGARPGDTYTVLVEAQDTDEPGLSTSATVVVHFLKASPVPALPLAPGPSRHLCTPRQDYGVVVNGASEDPDLANEHGPYSFALGPNPTVQRDWRLQPFNGSHAYLTLALHWVEPGEYMVPVVVHHDSQMWQLQVQVIVCRCNMEGQCMRKVGRMKGMPTKLSAVGVLLGTLAAIGFILILVFTHLALARKKDLDQPADSVPLKAAV is encoded by the exons ATGATCTCTGCCTGGCTGTGGTTGCTTTGCCTCTCTGTCATTCAG CTACCACTACCCCCAGGGAGGGGTGAAGGCCAGATTGTGCTATCAGGAGACTCAAGCACAGCAGCTCAAGACCCCTTTGCTGTGGATCTGGATTCTGGCTTTCTGATGACAACAAGGGCCCTGGACCGGGAGGAAAAAGCAGAGTACCACCTGCAG GTCACTTTGGAGTCTGAAGATGGACATGTCTCATGGGGTCCACAGCTCGTGACTGTGCATGTGAAAGATGAGAATGACCAGGTACCCCAATTCTCCCAGGCCATCTACAGAGCTCGGCTGAGCCAGGGCACCAGGCCTG gggtccccttcctcttccttgagGCTTCTGATGGGGATGCACCAGGCACGGCTAATTCAGACCTTCGATTCCACATTCTGAGCCAGTCCCCAGCTCAGCCTTTACCAGATATGTTCCAGCTGGACCCTCGACTAGGAGCTCTGGCCCTTAGTCCCAAGG gAAGCACCAGCCTAGACCATGCTGTTGAAGAGCCTTACCAGCTGTTGGTACAGGTCAAGGACATGGGCGACCAGGCCTCAGGCCACCAGGCCATTGCCACCGTGGAGATCTCCATAGTACAGAGCACCTGGGTACCCCTGGAGCCTGTTCACCTGGCAGAGAATCTCAGAGTTGCATACCCACACAGCATTGCCCAG GTGCACTGGAATGGAGGGGATGCACATTATGGACTGGAGAGCCGGCCTCCAGGACCCTTCAATGTGGATGCAGAGGGAAGGATCCATGTAACCACGGAGCTGGACCGAGAGGCCCAGGCTGAG TACCTGCTGCAAGTACAAGTTCAGAATTCCCGTGGTGAGGACTATGCAGAAcccctggagttgcaggtggtggtgatggatgAGAATGACAATGCACCTGTCTGCTCCCCACATGACCCAACAGTCAGCATCCCTGAGCTCAGCCCCCCAG GAACTGAAGTGACCACACTGTCAGCAGAGGATATGGATGCCCCTGGATCACCTAATTCCCACATTGTGTATCAGTTGTTGAACCCTGAGCCCGAGGAGGGGGCTGAAGAGAAAGCCTTCGAGTTAGATGCTACCTCAGGCAGTGTAACACTGGGAACTGCCCCACTCCATGCAGGCCAGGACATTCTGCTTCAGGTGCTGGCTGTTGACTTAGGAGGATCAGAGGGAG gcCTCAGCAGCACATGTGAAGTAGCAGTCACCATCACAGACATCAACAACCATGCCCCTGAATTCATCACTTCCCAG GTTGGACCTATAAGTCTTCCTGAGGATGCGAAGCCAGGGGTTCTGGTGGCCACCCTTATGGCCACTGATGCTGACCTTGAGCCTGTCTTCCGCCTTATGGACTTTGCCATTGAAGAAGGAGACCCGAAAGGGATTTTTGACCTGGCCTGGGAGCCAGACTCTGATCATGTCCAGCTTAGACTCCGAAAG AACCTCAGCTATGAGGCAGCTCCTCATCACAAAGTGATAGTGGTAGTACGGAACGTGGAGGAACTGGTGGGCTCAGACCCAGGCCCTGGAGCCACAGCCACAGTGACTATATTGGTGGAGAGGGTGATACCACCCCTCAAGTTGGACCAGGAGAGCTATGAGACCAGCATCCCGGTCAGCACCCCAGCTGGCTCCCTCCTGCTGACCATCCAGCTGTCAGAGCCCATGAGCAGAACCCTCAG GTTCTCCTTGGTCAATGACTCAGAGGGTTGGCTCTGCATCAAGGAGGTCTCTGGGGAGGTACACACAGCCCAGTCTCTGCAGGGTGCCAGGCCTGGGGACACCTACACCGTGCTTGTGGAAGCCCAAGACACAG ATGAGCCAGGACTGAGCACTTCCGCTACCGTTGTGGTCCATTTCCTGAAGGCCTCTCCTGTCCCAGCATTGCCTCTAGCCCCTGGGCCCAGCAGACACCTCTGTACACCCCGCCAGGACTATGGTGTGGTTGTCAATGGGGCCAGTGAGGACCCTGATCTGGCCAATGAGCATGGTCCCTACAGCTTTGCTCTTGGTCCCAACCCCACCGTGCAGCGGGATTGGCGCCTCCAGCCTTTCAATG GTTCCCACGCCTACCTTACCTTGGCCTTGCACTGGGTAGAGCCAGGTGAATACATGGTACCTGTGGTTGTCCACCATGATTCCCAGATGTGGCAACTCCAGGTTCAAG TGATCGTGTGTCGCTGCAACATGGAGGGCCAATGCATGCGCAAGGTGGGCCGCATGAAGGGAATGCCTACGAAGCTATCAGCAGTGGGTGTCCTCTTGGGCACCCTGGCAGCGATAG GCTTCATCCTCATTCTCGTCTTCACCCACCTGGCCCTGGCAAGGAAGAAGGATCTGGATCAGCCAGCAGACAGTGTGCCCTTGAAGGCGGCAGTGTGA